TGCGCGCGGCCGGGCTCGACTACATGGAGATCGCGCGGCGCGGCGGCGGCATTCATTCGTCGGTGCGCGATCTGCGCACGCGCAGCGAAGACGCGCTGTTCGAGCTCGCGCTGCCGCGACTGCGGCGTTTGGCGTCCTTCGGCACCACGACGGTGGAAGTGAAGTCGGGCTACGGCTTGAGCCTCGACGACGAGCTCAAGACGCTGCGAGTGATCGCACGTCTCGCCGCGGCGCTGCCCATGCGCGTCGTCCCGACGTTCCTCGGCGCACATGAAATCCCGCTCGAACATCGCGAGTCGAGCGCCAAACGCGCCGCGTACGTCGATCTGCTCGTGCACGAGATGATTCCCGCCGTCGCCGCGCAGCGTCTGGCGCGCTTCGCCGACGTGTTTTGCGAGACCGGCGTTTACACCGTCGATGAGAGCCGTGTCATTCTTCGTGCGGCGCGGGATGCGGGTCTCTTGCTCAAGCTGCACGCGGACGAGCTCACGTCGTCCGGCGGCGCGGAGCTCGCCGCTTCGCTCAACGCGACGTCGGCCGATCACCTGGCGGCGGTTTCGGACGGCGGCATCGCCGCGCTCGCGGGGTCGAACACGGTGGCCACGCTGCTTCCGGGCACCATGCTTTTCCTGGGCAAGACGAAGCACGCGCCCGCACGGCGATTCATCGACGCCGGCGTGCCGGTCGGCCTCGCGACTGACTTCAATCCGGGTACGTCGCCGACCCCAAGCCTGCCGCTCGTCCTTACGCTTGGGGTAAGCCAGCTGCACTTGAGCGCCGCGGAAGCGGTCGTCGCCGCCACCGTAAACGGTGCGGCGGCCCTCGCCCTGGCGGAGGAGGTCGGACAGCTCGCGCCCGGCTTTCGGGCCGACCTCGCGGTGTTCGACATTCGGGACGTTCGCGAGTTGCCGTACTGGTACGGGGACAACCGCTGCACGGCCACGTTCGTGGGGGGCAAACCTTGTCACTCTAGTGACTTAGAGGTAACTTAAGCCTCCACTTTCCTCGGTCTTCCGCGGCCGTTTTTGGGCCGTGCGGAGCCCCTGCAGGCGCTGATGTCCAAAGTCGCACAGCTGAAAAAGCAGGCTGCCGAGTTCGAGCAAAAGAAGCAGATCGACAAGGCGCTGGCGCTTTACGTCAAGCTGCTCGATTCATTCGATGAGTATGCCGACGAGCTCGACGTGGCGCTGTTCAACCGCGTCGGCGATCTCATGCTGCGCCAGGGAAACGTGGCCGACGCGGTCGACTACTACGAGAAAGCGGTCGACCGTTATGCCGACACCGGCTTTTTCAACAACGCCATCGCCCTGTGTAACAAGATCCTCCGCCAGTCCCCGGGTCGCGCGAGCGTCTACTACAAGCTCGGCAAGATCAGCGCGCAAAAAGGCTTCAAGGGCGAGGCGAAGGTCAACTTCCTCGAGTACGCCGACCGCATGCAGAAGGCCGGCAAAACGGACGAAGCGTTCCGCGCGCTGAAGGAGTTCGCGGACCTCTCGCCGGACCAGGAAGAGATTCGCCTCATGCTCGCCGACCAGCTCACGAAGGCGGAGCGGAAGGACGAAGCGATCGACCAGCTGCAAATTCTCCATGCACGCTACCAGTCCGAGGGGCGGGGCGACGACGCTGCCTCGACGGCCGATCGCATTCGCGCGCTCGATCCCACCGTGGAGATCAAATCCGACGGCGGGAGCCGGCGCGCGACCAAGTCGCAGGATCTGATTTTCCTGGACCTGGACGATGCGCCCCGCGCGCGGACGAGTGGCGCGATCCCCGTGCAGTCGGAGCCGGCGCCGCCGCCACGAGCGCCAACGCCGGCGCGATCGGCGCCGCCGGTCGCGCCGATGACTCCGCCCGCTCCGATCACGCCGGTCGCCGCACAGCCGTCGCTCGACGAACCGTCGCTCGTCGACGAGCCGATGGAAGCGCCGATCACGCGCGCCGACATCGCGATTCAAGGCACGCCCGCGCACCCGATGGACGCGCCGCTCAGCGGCATCACGCGAATTGGTGACGAGGAACGCGCGAACGCGCTCGCGATCGACAAGACGCCGTCGGAATCGCTGCTCGGACTCGAGCAAACGTACCTGGCCGACGCGGACCTCATTCGCAGCACGCCGACGTCGTCGCTGCTCGATTTCGAGCCGACGTCGCTGGGCGCCGAAGAGCCGCCGCCCCTCCATCGCTCGTCGGCGCCGACGCACGCCTCACGCGACGAAGCGCCGATCGAGCGGATCGACGAGACCGGCGAGGAGTCGATCGGCGGCGAACTGCAATTCATCGTTCCTGACGTCGACGACGAACCGACGCGCGAAACGCCATCGATCGAGTTCGACGTGTCCGCGCTTACCACGCCGGCCACCTCGCTGCCGCCCGCGCCGCCGCTGCCGACGCCGGCCCACGCCGCGCTCGATGGTCTGCCGCTGATGGATGTCGACGTGCCGACCGTTCCGACGCCGCCGGCCGCCTCGACGCCGCGCGCCACGACGTCGCTCGAAGAGATCACGCTCTCCGACGATCTGGGCCTGATCGACGACGAGGCGGATGAATCGGCCGCCGAGCCGCTCGAAGAGCTGGTCGATCTGAATACCGAAAGCCTCACGATCGACGACGAGCCGATGCCGACGCCGTCGGTGGCCCGCCGCTCGACGATGGTCGCGATGCACTCGGTCGAGATTTTGCACGCCAGCGTCGAGGGCGAGCCGGAGAATTGGTCGCTGCGCCGCGAGCTTGCCGAGGCGATGCTCGAGGCGGGCGACCGCGACGGCGGTATTAAAGAACTCGAAACGGCGATGTCCGGTGCGGAGCGCGGCGGCGACCTGGAGTTGGCGATGTCGCTCGCCGAAGAGCTCGCGCGGCTCGAGCCGGCCGCGGTACGCCATCACCAGAAGCGCGTCGAATACGCGTTCCGGAAGAACGACCGCCCGCGACTGATCGAAGCCTATCTCTCGCTCGGCGGCTCGCTGGTGGACGCGGAGCAGGGCGACAAGGCGCGGACCGTGTATCAACGGGTGCTCGATCTGGCGCCTGACGAGCTCCGCGCGCGCGCCGCGCTCGATGCGCTGCAGGGCCCGGAGCCCGAGCCGGAGCCACAACCGCGCGCGGCAGGTCCTGGTGCCCGCCGCCCATCCGTCGGCGTCCAGGCGCCGCAGGAACCCGCGCCCGCCGCGTCGAACAGCTTCGTCAACCTGGGCGATTGGCTGCGCGACGACGAGCAGCCGAAGGATACGCGGATGGTCGTCGCCGAGCAGGAGCCGACGGGAGACGAGGACGCCGACTTCCAGGACATGCTGCGGAAGTTCAAGCAGGGTGTCGCCGAGAACGTCGACGCCGAGGATTACCAGAGTCACTACGATCTGGCGATCGCCTTCAAGGAGATGGGCCTGCTCGATGAAGCGATCGCGGAATTTCAGAAGGCGCTGGGCAGTCCTACCAACAGGCTGCCCACGTACGAAGCGTTGGGGCAGTGCTTTCTGGAAAAGGGGCAGCCGCGGCTGGCGTCGTCGATCCTGTCCCGCGGGTTGAACGAGAAGGCGAGCGAAGACCAACTGGTCGGCGTGTTGTATCTTCTGGGGCGTGCGGCGGAGGAGCAGGGGAATGCCGCCGAAGCGCTGACGTACTATCAACGGGTATTCGTGCTGGACATTCAATTCAGGGACATCGCCGAGCGCATGAACGAAGTCGAACGGGCGGCGCGATGAGCGGCCTGGTACCCCCCGTCGTTCGCGTGCGCACGCCGGCCACGAGCGCGCTGCGCGACATCCAGGCGCCGGTGCGCGCCGGGTTGGAGGACGTCGTCGTCGAGATGCATCACATCGTGACGCACGAGCTGCCGCTGATCCAGGACGTGGCGGGCCACCTGCTGCAGATGCGCGGCAAGATGTTTCGCCCGACGCTGGCGTTGCTCGCCTCGCAGGCAACGGGCACGCCGGAGCCGCGGGTGAAGACGCTCGCCGCGGTGGTGGAGCTCATGCACCTCGCGACGCTGGTGCACGACGACTCGGTCGATCATTCGGTGCTGCGCCGCGGGCTGCCGACGATCAACGCGCTGTTCAGCCATCAGGTCTCCGTGATCATGGGAGACTTCTTATATTCAAGAGCGCTAACAGCGCTCGTCGGCATGGCCGATCTGGCGATCATCAAGATCGTCACGGACGTCGCCAACGAGCTGACGATCGGCGAAATGCGCCAGCTCGGCGCCGTGGACGCGCTCGAGTTCACCGAGGCGCAGTACTACGATCTGATTCGCGCCAAGACGGCGTCGCTGATCGCGTGCGCCTGCGAGAGCGGCGCGTTGTGCGGCGCCGCCGAGTTCCGCGAGCCGTTGGCGCGCTACGGCGATCGTCTCGGCATGGCGTTCCAGATCGCCGACGACATTCTGGACTACACCGAGGATCAGTCGGTGACGGGAAAGCCGAGCGGCCTCGATCTCCGCGAGCACAAAGTCACGCTGCCGCTGATCGCGGCGCTCCCGCGCGTCTCGGCGGCTGGTCGCAAGCGCATCGAGGCGCTGTTCGCGACGGAGAATCCGGACGACGGCGTGCTGGCCGATGTGGTCGCCATCGTCCACGAGGCCGGTGGTATCGAGTACGCGCGCCAGCGGGGTGAAGCGCTGGCGCATGACGCGGAGCAGGCATTGCGCGTCCTTCCTGAAAGCCCTGTCCGGTCTTCGCTGACGGACGCGATTGCGTACGTCATGGAGCGACGGTCTTAATGGCACCTCGTGGATCATCCAAACATCGCCCGGTGTTTCATGCGATAGTGCTGGGCATCGGATTCATCGCGGGCGGCGTATTACAGCAAGTGGCTCGGCTCGCGTTTCCGGCCGGCGCCGCGAAACAATTTCTGACCGCGGGCGTGAATCCAACGTTCGGTCCGCTGGACATTGACTTAGTTTTGATCAAGTTCACGTTGGGGCCGGTGGCGCTCGACGTGTCCCTTTTGAGCATCGTCGGCGTGCTCATCGCGTACCTCATCGCTCGGTCGCTCTTCTAGGAGACGGTATGAATTTCGGCAACATTGGTTTCATGGAGCTGATGGTCATTTTGGTCATCGTGCTCGTGCTGTTCGGCGCCAAGCGTGTGCCGGAAATCGGGGCCTCGATCGGAAAGGGCATTCGCGAGTTCAAGAAGAACATCAACGACGCGGACCGCGAGATTCGCGAGCCAATCCGCGAGTCCATGCGCGATACGCGGAGCACCGATCGCTTGTCGGCGGGTGATCCCGACTTTGCGCGCCGTCAGGACGAGGAAGCCGTGCGTCCGGAGCCGAAGCGGTTGATCTAGTCAGCTTGGTGACGCTCGCACGCGCTACGGGGCAGCCCATCGGGGCTGCCCTTTTTTTTGCGCGCGCTTGACGCGTGGACGCAGCGGGCGCTCCAGGCCATCCTGAGCGCGTGTCATTCCGAGCGCAGCGAGGAATCCGGCGTCCGGGCGGATTGGCCGGCCACGCGACCGGGACGTTAGATCCCTCGCTTTCGCTACGCTCCGGCTCGGGATGACGAGGGTGCGGTGTAGTCGCGCGGAAGCCTCTCGACCGAATGCAAAAAGGGCGACCCACTCGACGAGGGTCGCCCTTTCTGGCTTGGTACGAGCCGCTACGCCTGCTGCCTGCGCAACGCCGCGTTGATACTCTTCCGCTTGTCGTCGATCTTCGCGGACTTGCGCAGATCCTGCAGGAACATCTGCACGCTCTGTTCGCGCAGTTGCTGCAGGCGCGCCTGCTTCTGCGTGTCCTTCTGCGCCGCCCACGCCGCACTGTCGGCGAGCACGCGCTTGTCCACGCGCTCCACGAAGACGCCGTTGTTGGTCTTGACCGGCTGGCTCACCGCGCCGGCCGGCAGCGCAAACGCCGCACCGATCGCCTCGTTGAACTGGCCGATGCCCGGCACCATCGAGGCGCGCGTGAACATCGCCGTCTGCTCGACCTTCTTGCTCGCTTGCTGTGCCGCCGCCTCGAGCGTGCTGCTCGCCGCGCTCGCCGCAAGCTTCTGCGCGTCGGGCATGAGCTTGTCGATCGCGCGATCGGCCGCCACCTTCGCCTTGACCTGTTCCTTCACGGCGTCGAAGGTCGGCTCACCACCACCCTGGATGGAGTCGAGCCGGGCGAGGTAGTAGCCGTTTTCGTCATCGAACAAGTCGCTCGTCTCGCCGGCGTGCGCGCCACCAAACGCCCACGCGCTCACACTCGGAATCTGCCGGCCTTCGGACATGGCCGGCTCGTTCTCGAACGCCTGCACCTTGAAGATCTGCAAATGCAGCATCTTCGCCGCGCTGTCGAGCTTCGCGCCCTGCTCGCTCTGCGCCGCTCGGCGCGACAGGGAATCGGCGTCTCGGTCGACGCGCGCCGTCTCCGAATCGCTCGGCTGAATCGGAATCAGAATGTGGCGAAGCGACAACGTGTCGCCCTTCTTCGAGTCCACGCGAATGAGGTGGAATCCGAAGGGCGTCAGCACCGGCTGCGACACTTCGCCAACCGGTAACGCATACGCGGCCTTCTCGAACTCGGGTACGAAGCGACCCTTGCCGCCCTTGCCGAGATCGCCGCCATTGCGGCCCGACGCGCTGTCCGATGATTCGCGCTTGGCGACGTCCTCGAACTTCGCTCCCTTCACAATTTCCTCACGCACCGACTCGGCGCGCGCCTTCGCGGCCGCCGTATCGGCCGCCGTGAGCGCGCGCGGAATCATCACGACCGACAGGTTCGCGTGAGCCGGGCCCTGAAACTGGTCCTTGTGCTTGTCGAAGTACGCGCGCGCGTCGTCGTCCGAGACCGATTTCGCGGCGTTCGGATCGGGGACCGGCGTGAACGCGACGAAGCTCACCTGCGCGCTGTCGTGCTGGTCGCGCCAGGCGCGCCACAGCTCGGCGTTCGTGACGTAGACGCCCGACGACACCTGGTCGAACAGCTTCTCGCGCGGAATCTCGGAGCGATAGTACGACTCGAGCTGCAAGAGCAACCCGCTCTGACGCGCCTGTGGGCTGGCGAGCAGTCGGCCGTATTTGCTCGGATCGAACTTGCCGTCCGTCTGGAGCGACGGCTCGTTGGTGATCCAGGGCGGCGGTGCATAGCGCGCAAATTCGCGCACTTCATCGTCCGTGACGACGATGCCTCGACGACGGTATTCGTCGTTCAGCAGGACCTCGGACACCATTTGATCGAAAACACTGTTCTCGATCCGGCGGTTGTCGTCCTGCGACAGCGAGCGGCCCTGCGCCTGCTGCTGCTCGGACTGAATCTGGTTCTGTACGCGCGCCATGTAGTCGCGGTACATGATCTCTTTGCCGTTCACGACCGCGACGGCCGTGGTGGTCGTCACCGGGGTCCGGCCCATCAGGCCCGACGTCTCGTAGAGAAGGAAGCCGCCGACGAAGAACAGGGCAACGATCACCCAGACGTACTTCGCCAGGCTCCGCATCTGTTGCAGCATGGGGAACGATTCCGCAGCGCAAAAGGGGAGGAAAAACTCGAACGCGATAAGCTCGTAAAGTTAGAACGCGACACGACCTAAAATCAAGTGATGGTGTGACTTCTGATTGACGCGCCTCGTCGGGTCTGTGTATTATCCGCATTCGTCCGGCACCGGGCTTCGGCCCTCACGCCGCTTGTCCGAATCGAGGGCTTCAATGGCCGCAAGTTCCGCCCGTATCGACGAACTTCGCAAAAAATTCGACGAGAATCCGCGGCGTTACTTCGCCCCACTGGCCAACGAGTATCGCAAGGCCGGTGACCTCGAGCAGGCGATCTTCATCTGCCAGGAGTACCTCCCCCAGCAGCCCGGCCACATGAGCGGGCACATCGTGTATGGGCAGGCGCTCTACGAGCTCAATCGCCTCGACGAAGCGCGTACCGTGTTCGAGACGGCACTGTCGCTCGACCCCGAAAACCTCATCGCCCTCCGCCACCTCGGCGACATCGCCCGGCAGGCCGGCGACGCGAACACCGCACGCATCTGGTACCAGCGCGTGCTCGAAGCGGATCCGCGCAATGAAGAGATCGCGCAGATCATGATGTCGCTCCTCGCGTCCGAGACGCCGCCGCCGTTCGTGCCGACGCCGTCGAGGCAAGCACCGGCCGTCGATCACACAGCGCCGACACCGCTGAGCAACTCGGCAATCGCGGCACCTGCGGCGACTGCTGCCGGACTCGAAGTGGAGAAGGCAACCGACACCAGCCTCGAGCCGGCGAACGCTTCGCAGGTCGAGCCGCCACCGCTGCCACCGCTGCCGTCGACACCGGCTGCGCCGCCGCCTCTGCCGCCGACCATCGAGCAAAGCTCCCGCTCGCAGCACGCGCCCAAGGAAGAGGACCTGCTCGACCTCGACAGCTTCGACCTCGGTGGTGTGCCTCTGAGCTCGTTGCGCGCATCGAAGCCGGTTGCGCGAGTCGACGAAGCCGACGAACCAGGCCAAATCGACCAAATCGACCAGCCGGCGGCCGAGCCGGCCGAGACGTTTGATTTCCCCGAGGCGAATGTCACGGCGGACGTAACCGAGGTCCAGGAACAGCCGCCCGCACCGCCCGCGCTCGACGAGCCGTTCGAGATCGATCCGTTCGCGATTGCGGCAAAGCCAGGAATGGCGGAAATGGCGGCAGCGGCTGCCGAGTCGAAGCTCGATCTCGAGCCGCAAACGGCGCCCGAGATCGAGTTGGCGTCGGATCTCAACATCGGGTTACCGGACGACGGCTTGCCGCCCACGACGACCGCGAGCGACACAGACGCGCTCGACGGACTCGAGACATTCGAGCCGGGCGTGATCGCATCCTCGGCCGACGTCGAGCCGCAGCCGATCGAGATGGAGCCGTTCTACGAAACGCCGCCGATCACCGAGCGCGCGCCGGCCGAACCCCCGGCTGAACCGCCGGCCGATCGGCCCGAGGAGTCGTTCGCCGAGTCGTTTGCCGAATCGTTCGCCCACGCGCCGGCCGAACCGTCTGTCGTGGACGACGATGCGCACGTCGACGTCTCCGCCGAGCAGCCCGCGTTCGTCACGGAGACGATGGCGGAGCTCTATCTCCAACAGGGCCACCTCGACTCGGCGCTCGACATTTACCGCAAGCTCGTCGAGATGCGCCCGGACGACACCGACCTGCAGACCAAGCTCGACGCCGTCGAGCAGCGTGTGTTCGGCACGTCGCCGGTCGAGGAAGCGGCGCCGCAACCGGAAGGGGAAACGGAACCTGAGCCCATGTTCGAGATCGAGCCGGTCGCCACCGCTCATACATACGGCGGTCCGACCATTCGCGATTTCCTGCTCGGTCTCGTGACCCGAAACGCCGCCGCGCCCGAGGTTGCTGAATCCGTCGCCGACGAGCCGCGGTCGTACGCGCCCGCGCCGACTTTCGAGTTCTCTGATGAGCCCGCGGCGGAGGATTCGCCCGAGCCCGTCGCGCCAAGACGCCCGACTCCGTCGAGCGTGCAGACCGTCAGTGATTCACTCGACGTGTTCTTCGGCGGCGCCGACGCAGCGGCTCCCGATGCCGCGGCCGCGAATACCCTCGCCGAAGCATTCGCACCCGAAGGCCCCGGCACGGAACCGCTGCAGGGCATGCCCGCGCATCGCGCATCGAACGAGCTCTCGCTCGATCACGTGTTCAAGGGCGGCGGCGCGCCACCGGCCGAGAGTGGTGGAACCGGTGATGGGTTTTCATTCGATCAATTCTTTTCGGCCGAAGAGGGAGAATCGTCGCCTGGCGGAACGGATACGCCTCCAGGCGGCGCCGCTGAAGCGACCGACGACATCGCGCAATTCAACGCGTGGCTCAACGGCCTGAAAAAAACGTGAAGACAACGTGAGAACAACGTGAAGATCGCCGTTCTCAACGGGCCGAATCTGAACCTGCTCGGAACACGCGAGCCGTCGCTCTACGGACGCGAGTCGCTCGCCGACATCGAGAAGTCGTTGCGCGGCGTCGCGAAAGAGCTTGGCGCCGACCTCGAGTTCGCCCAGCATAATGGCGAGGGCGACATG
This is a stretch of genomic DNA from Gemmatimonadaceae bacterium. It encodes these proteins:
- the hutI gene encoding imidazolonepropionase, whose product is MSDTAPATLFVNASQVVTCAGPARARRGAEMNDAVVQTGVAVAVTGDRITAVEPLQSLRSRFPRANEYDCRQGVITPGLVDSHTHGIFGRARYDEQELRAAGLDYMEIARRGGGIHSSVRDLRTRSEDALFELALPRLRRLASFGTTTVEVKSGYGLSLDDELKTLRVIARLAAALPMRVVPTFLGAHEIPLEHRESSAKRAAYVDLLVHEMIPAVAAQRLARFADVFCETGVYTVDESRVILRAARDAGLLLKLHADELTSSGGAELAASLNATSADHLAAVSDGGIAALAGSNTVATLLPGTMLFLGKTKHAPARRFIDAGVPVGLATDFNPGTSPTPSLPLVLTLGVSQLHLSAAEAVVAATVNGAAALALAEEVGQLAPGFRADLAVFDIRDVRELPYWYGDNRCTATFVGGKPCHSSDLEVT
- a CDS encoding tetratricopeptide repeat protein produces the protein MSKVAQLKKQAAEFEQKKQIDKALALYVKLLDSFDEYADELDVALFNRVGDLMLRQGNVADAVDYYEKAVDRYADTGFFNNAIALCNKILRQSPGRASVYYKLGKISAQKGFKGEAKVNFLEYADRMQKAGKTDEAFRALKEFADLSPDQEEIRLMLADQLTKAERKDEAIDQLQILHARYQSEGRGDDAASTADRIRALDPTVEIKSDGGSRRATKSQDLIFLDLDDAPRARTSGAIPVQSEPAPPPRAPTPARSAPPVAPMTPPAPITPVAAQPSLDEPSLVDEPMEAPITRADIAIQGTPAHPMDAPLSGITRIGDEERANALAIDKTPSESLLGLEQTYLADADLIRSTPTSSLLDFEPTSLGAEEPPPLHRSSAPTHASRDEAPIERIDETGEESIGGELQFIVPDVDDEPTRETPSIEFDVSALTTPATSLPPAPPLPTPAHAALDGLPLMDVDVPTVPTPPAASTPRATTSLEEITLSDDLGLIDDEADESAAEPLEELVDLNTESLTIDDEPMPTPSVARRSTMVAMHSVEILHASVEGEPENWSLRRELAEAMLEAGDRDGGIKELETAMSGAERGGDLELAMSLAEELARLEPAAVRHHQKRVEYAFRKNDRPRLIEAYLSLGGSLVDAEQGDKARTVYQRVLDLAPDELRARAALDALQGPEPEPEPQPRAAGPGARRPSVGVQAPQEPAPAASNSFVNLGDWLRDDEQPKDTRMVVAEQEPTGDEDADFQDMLRKFKQGVAENVDAEDYQSHYDLAIAFKEMGLLDEAIAEFQKALGSPTNRLPTYEALGQCFLEKGQPRLASSILSRGLNEKASEDQLVGVLYLLGRAAEEQGNAAEALTYYQRVFVLDIQFRDIAERMNEVERAAR
- a CDS encoding polyprenyl synthetase family protein; translation: MSGLVPPVVRVRTPATSALRDIQAPVRAGLEDVVVEMHHIVTHELPLIQDVAGHLLQMRGKMFRPTLALLASQATGTPEPRVKTLAAVVELMHLATLVHDDSVDHSVLRRGLPTINALFSHQVSVIMGDFLYSRALTALVGMADLAIIKIVTDVANELTIGEMRQLGAVDALEFTEAQYYDLIRAKTASLIACACESGALCGAAEFREPLARYGDRLGMAFQIADDILDYTEDQSVTGKPSGLDLREHKVTLPLIAALPRVSAAGRKRIEALFATENPDDGVLADVVAIVHEAGGIEYARQRGEALAHDAEQALRVLPESPVRSSLTDAIAYVMERRS
- a CDS encoding DUF4321 domain-containing protein, which produces MFHAIVLGIGFIAGGVLQQVARLAFPAGAAKQFLTAGVNPTFGPLDIDLVLIKFTLGPVALDVSLLSIVGVLIAYLIARSLF
- a CDS encoding twin-arginine translocase TatA/TatE family subunit; its protein translation is MNFGNIGFMELMVILVIVLVLFGAKRVPEIGASIGKGIREFKKNINDADREIREPIRESMRDTRSTDRLSAGDPDFARRQDEEAVRPEPKRLI
- a CDS encoding peptidyl-prolyl cis-trans isomerase — encoded protein: MLQQMRSLAKYVWVIVALFFVGGFLLYETSGLMGRTPVTTTTAVAVVNGKEIMYRDYMARVQNQIQSEQQQAQGRSLSQDDNRRIENSVFDQMVSEVLLNDEYRRRGIVVTDDEVREFARYAPPPWITNEPSLQTDGKFDPSKYGRLLASPQARQSGLLLQLESYYRSEIPREKLFDQVSSGVYVTNAELWRAWRDQHDSAQVSFVAFTPVPDPNAAKSVSDDDARAYFDKHKDQFQGPAHANLSVVMIPRALTAADTAAAKARAESVREEIVKGAKFEDVAKRESSDSASGRNGGDLGKGGKGRFVPEFEKAAYALPVGEVSQPVLTPFGFHLIRVDSKKGDTLSLRHILIPIQPSDSETARVDRDADSLSRRAAQSEQGAKLDSAAKMLHLQIFKVQAFENEPAMSEGRQIPSVSAWAFGGAHAGETSDLFDDENGYYLARLDSIQGGGEPTFDAVKEQVKAKVAADRAIDKLMPDAQKLAASAASSTLEAAAQQASKKVEQTAMFTRASMVPGIGQFNEAIGAAFALPAGAVSQPVKTNNGVFVERVDKRVLADSAAWAAQKDTQKQARLQQLREQSVQMFLQDLRKSAKIDDKRKSINAALRRQQA
- a CDS encoding tetratricopeptide repeat protein, whose amino-acid sequence is MAASSARIDELRKKFDENPRRYFAPLANEYRKAGDLEQAIFICQEYLPQQPGHMSGHIVYGQALYELNRLDEARTVFETALSLDPENLIALRHLGDIARQAGDANTARIWYQRVLEADPRNEEIAQIMMSLLASETPPPFVPTPSRQAPAVDHTAPTPLSNSAIAAPAATAAGLEVEKATDTSLEPANASQVEPPPLPPLPSTPAAPPPLPPTIEQSSRSQHAPKEEDLLDLDSFDLGGVPLSSLRASKPVARVDEADEPGQIDQIDQPAAEPAETFDFPEANVTADVTEVQEQPPAPPALDEPFEIDPFAIAAKPGMAEMAAAAAESKLDLEPQTAPEIELASDLNIGLPDDGLPPTTTASDTDALDGLETFEPGVIASSADVEPQPIEMEPFYETPPITERAPAEPPAEPPADRPEESFAESFAESFAHAPAEPSVVDDDAHVDVSAEQPAFVTETMAELYLQQGHLDSALDIYRKLVEMRPDDTDLQTKLDAVEQRVFGTSPVEEAAPQPEGETEPEPMFEIEPVATAHTYGGPTIRDFLLGLVTRNAAAPEVAESVADEPRSYAPAPTFEFSDEPAAEDSPEPVAPRRPTPSSVQTVSDSLDVFFGGADAAAPDAAAANTLAEAFAPEGPGTEPLQGMPAHRASNELSLDHVFKGGGAPPAESGGTGDGFSFDQFFSAEEGESSPGGTDTPPGGAAEATDDIAQFNAWLNGLKKT